From one Flavobacteriales bacterium genomic stretch:
- a CDS encoding DUF1987 domain-containing protein produces the protein MQAAPTFRVDATDKTPRIELDSATGVLELVGCSIPENADRVFGPLLDAVESYAQGPRPRTMIRIGLTHFNSSSAKYLLDVLKRFEDIHAEGRTKALVEWRFAPGDLDMKEAGTDYRSLLEIPVKLVEDLA, from the coding sequence AGACCCCGCGGATCGAGCTCGACTCCGCTACGGGTGTTCTGGAACTGGTGGGCTGCTCCATTCCTGAGAATGCCGACCGTGTCTTCGGGCCGCTGCTCGATGCCGTGGAGTCCTATGCGCAAGGGCCGAGGCCAAGAACCATGATCCGGATCGGCCTCACCCACTTCAATTCAAGCAGCGCCAAGTACCTGCTTGATGTGCTCAAGCGCTTCGAGGACATCCATGCCGAGGGCCGCACCAAGGCGTTGGTCGAATGGCGATTTGCGCCGGGCGATCTGGATATGAAGGAGGCCGGCACCGATTACCGCAGCCTGCTCGAGATCCCAGTGAAGCTCGTGGAGGATCTGGCCTGA